Proteins co-encoded in one Bacillus paramycoides genomic window:
- the fsa gene encoding fructose-6-phosphate aldolase, protein MKFFIDTANINEIKEANALGVLAGVTTNPSLVAKEGVDFHERIREICNVVEGPVSAEVISLEADKMIEEGKELAKIASNVVVKVPMTTEGLKAVKAFSDLGIRTNVTLVFSAVQALLAARAGATYVSPFLGRLDDIGHNGMDLIRQIAEIFAIHGIETEIIAASVRHSVHVTDAALNGAHIATIPANVIASLVKHPLTDQGIEKFLADWEKTQEK, encoded by the coding sequence ATGAAATTCTTTATTGATACAGCAAACATTAACGAAATTAAAGAGGCAAATGCATTAGGCGTATTAGCTGGAGTAACGACAAATCCATCACTTGTAGCAAAAGAAGGCGTAGATTTCCACGAGCGCATTCGTGAAATTTGCAACGTTGTAGAAGGACCTGTAAGTGCAGAAGTAATTAGCTTAGAAGCAGATAAAATGATCGAAGAAGGAAAAGAGTTAGCGAAAATTGCTTCAAACGTTGTTGTAAAAGTTCCAATGACAACAGAAGGTTTAAAAGCAGTAAAAGCGTTCTCTGACTTAGGAATTCGTACAAACGTTACATTAGTGTTCTCAGCAGTTCAAGCATTACTTGCAGCTCGTGCTGGTGCAACATACGTTTCACCATTCTTAGGTCGCTTAGATGATATCGGTCATAACGGTATGGACTTAATTCGCCAAATCGCAGAAATCTTTGCAATTCATGGCATCGAAACAGAAATCATCGCAGCATCTGTACGTCACAGTGTTCACGTAACTGACGCAGCATTAAATGGTGCACATATTGCAACAATCCCAGCAAACGTAATTGCTTCATTAGTGAAGCATCCATTAACAGATCAAGGAATTGAGAAATTCTTAGCTGATTGGGAAAAAACACAAGAGAAATAA
- a CDS encoding MFS transporter yields MKYFIYFIVIVAFLDTFSQLPIMSTFAQSLGGSPLIIGLVVGMYSFANMIGNIIAGAAVDKFGAKKILYISMGLTSFIVLLYTVVQSGEQLLVVRFMHGFSDGFLIPAAFTFLSKQTNAARQGKAMALSGAAVGTAAIVGPAFSGIMKATAGIEWVFITISILMVLGTIVSLFFLPNNVSRKDTSRTQTMNKEDMIELLKSEPLLQAYIGAFTLMFSQGIVTYMLPVKVEALALKASTTGMMLSVFGITAILFFLLPTNRIYDRFNRSKLMLIGIAVMALALSLLGLFATKGMLFIVMMIYGIGFAILFPSINALLVENTTDDKRGKAFGLFYAFFSLGVVAGSFAVGAIGASPSVSFVIGTAFLLTFAGMIYVRSKVKKTMMG; encoded by the coding sequence TTGAAATATTTTATTTACTTTATTGTTATCGTAGCGTTTCTAGATACATTTTCACAATTACCTATTATGAGTACGTTCGCTCAAAGTCTTGGAGGATCCCCTCTTATTATTGGACTAGTTGTCGGCATGTACTCATTCGCTAATATGATTGGTAATATTATTGCTGGCGCTGCTGTCGATAAATTTGGTGCAAAAAAAATACTTTATATAAGCATGGGACTTACGAGTTTCATAGTCTTGTTATACACCGTTGTTCAAAGTGGTGAACAACTATTAGTTGTGCGCTTTATGCACGGCTTTAGTGATGGATTTTTAATTCCTGCTGCCTTTACGTTTTTATCAAAACAAACAAATGCAGCAAGACAAGGTAAAGCAATGGCTCTATCTGGTGCTGCTGTTGGAACAGCGGCAATTGTAGGACCTGCTTTCAGCGGGATTATGAAAGCAACTGCTGGTATAGAGTGGGTGTTCATTACCATTTCTATTTTAATGGTTCTTGGTACAATCGTATCTCTATTCTTCTTACCAAATAACGTATCGAGAAAAGATACCTCAAGAACACAAACGATGAACAAAGAAGATATGATTGAACTATTGAAATCAGAACCGTTATTACAAGCATATATTGGTGCTTTCACACTAATGTTTTCACAAGGAATTGTCACTTATATGTTACCAGTGAAAGTTGAGGCATTAGCACTTAAAGCATCTACAACAGGCATGATGTTAAGTGTATTCGGCATTACCGCTATCCTCTTCTTCTTACTACCAACAAATCGTATTTACGATCGATTTAATCGTTCAAAACTAATGCTAATTGGTATTGCAGTAATGGCATTAGCATTATCTTTACTTGGATTATTCGCAACAAAAGGTATGCTCTTTATCGTTATGATGATTTATGGCATTGGATTCGCTATCCTTTTCCCATCAATAAATGCATTACTTGTTGAAAATACGACAGATGATAAACGCGGAAAGGCATTCGGATTGTTTTATGCTTTCTTCTCATTAGGAGTTGTTGCTGGATCCTTTGCAGTTGGTGCAATCGGGGCATCCCCTAGCGTTAGCTTCGTTATTGGAACTGCATTCTTATTAACATTTGCCGGAATGATTTACGTAAGAAGCAAAGTAAAAAAGACAATGATGGGTTAA
- a CDS encoding potassium channel family protein, with protein MLSFMLTLKRMLKACLRAWKDKEFQVLFVLTFLTLTSGTIFYSTVEGLRPLDALYFSVVTLTTIGDGNFSPQTDFGKIFTILYIFIGIGLVFGFIHKLAVNVQLPSILSSRKKE; from the coding sequence ATGCTTTCATTTATGTTGACGTTGAAACGGATGCTAAAAGCTTGTTTACGAGCGTGGAAAGATAAAGAATTTCAAGTATTATTCGTGTTAACATTTTTAACATTAACATCTGGTACGATTTTTTATAGTACAGTTGAAGGATTGCGTCCTCTTGACGCTTTATATTTTAGTGTGGTCACGTTGACGACTATCGGTGATGGGAATTTTAGTCCGCAAACTGATTTCGGAAAGATATTTACAATCTTATACATATTTATTGGAATTGGATTAGTGTTTGGATTTATTCATAAGTTGGCGGTTAATGTACAATTGCCAAGTATATTATCGAGTAGAAAAAAAGAGTAA
- the bdhA gene encoding (R,R)-butanediol dehydrogenase, whose translation MKALLWHNQRDVRVEEVPEPTVKPGAVKIKVKWCGICGTDLHEYLAGPIFIPTEEHPLTHVKAPVILGHEFSGEVVEIGEGVTSHKVGDRVVVEPIYSCGKCEACKHGHYNVCEQLVFHGLGGEGGGFSEYTVVPEDMVHRIPDEMTYEQGALVEPAAVAVHAVRQSKLKEGEAVAVFGCGPIGLLVIQAAKAAGATPVIAVELSKERQELAKLAGADYVLNPATQDVLAEIRNLTNGLGVNVSFEVTGVEVVLRQAIESTSFEGQTVIVSVWEKDATITPNNLVLKEKEVVGILGYRHIFPAVIKLISSGQIQAEKLITKKITVDQVVEEGFEALVKDKTQVKILVSPK comes from the coding sequence ATGAAAGCATTACTTTGGCATAATCAACGTGATGTAAGAGTAGAAGAAGTACCAGAACCAACTGTAAAACCAGGAGCGGTTAAGATTAAAGTTAAATGGTGTGGTATCTGCGGGACAGACTTGCATGAATATTTAGCAGGACCTATTTTTATTCCAACAGAAGAGCATCCATTAACACACGTAAAAGCACCGGTTATTTTAGGTCATGAGTTTAGCGGTGAGGTAGTTGAAATCGGTGAAGGCGTTACATCTCATAAAGTGGGAGACCGCGTCGTTGTAGAACCAATTTATTCTTGTGGTAAATGTGAAGCTTGTAAACATGGACATTACAATGTTTGTGAACAACTTGTTTTCCACGGTCTTGGCGGAGAAGGCGGCGGTTTCTCTGAATATACAGTAGTACCAGAAGATATGGTTCACCGTATTCCAGATGAAATGACGTATGAACAAGGTGCGCTTGTAGAACCAGCAGCTGTAGCAGTTCATGCAGTACGTCAAAGTAAATTAAAAGAAGGCGAAGCTGTAGCAGTATTTGGTTGTGGTCCAATTGGACTTCTTGTTATCCAAGCAGCTAAAGCAGCAGGAGCAACTCCTGTTATTGCAGTTGAACTTTCTAAAGAGCGTCAAGAGTTAGCAAAATTAGCAGGTGCGGATTACGTATTAAATCCAGCTACTCAAGATGTATTAGCAGAAATTCGTAACTTAACAAATGGTTTAGGTGTAAATGTGAGCTTTGAAGTAACAGGTGTTGAAGTAGTACTTCGTCAAGCAATTGAAAGTACAAGTTTCGAAGGACAAACTGTAATTGTTAGTGTATGGGAAAAAGACGCAACAATTACTCCAAACAATCTTGTACTAAAAGAAAAAGAAGTGGTTGGTATTTTAGGATACCGTCATATCTTCCCAGCTGTTATTAAATTAATTAGCTCTGGCCAAATTCAAGCAGAGAAATTAATTACGAAAAAAATCACAGTGGATCAAGTTGTGGAAGAAGGATTTGAAGCACTTGTAAAAGATAAAACACAAGTGAAAATTCTTGTTTCACCTAAATAA
- the rbsB gene encoding ribose ABC transporter substrate-binding protein RbsB, with amino-acid sequence MKKWLLILVACIMVITAGCSMEPPEWAKDSSDKGRNKTIKVGFSVSTLNNPFFVTLKKGAEKKAKESGIELIAVDAQNDAAKQTNDVEDLIQKGVDVVVINPTDSDAVASAVSAANAANVPVITVDRVANSGKVVSHIASNNIEGGQMASDYIRELVGEGANVAELEGIPGSSAARERGKGFHNVADKSLKVVAKQAADFDRAKGLSVMENILQANGDIKAVFAHNDEMALGALEALKSAGKTDVVVVGFDATEDAVKAVNDGRMAATVAQKPELIGEKAMQTAKEITQGKKVDKSIPIELELIKKNK; translated from the coding sequence ATGAAGAAATGGTTACTTATACTCGTTGCATGTATTATGGTCATTACTGCTGGTTGTTCAATGGAACCACCGGAATGGGCAAAGGATTCTAGCGATAAAGGTCGAAATAAAACTATTAAAGTTGGATTCTCTGTTTCAACTTTAAACAATCCATTTTTTGTGACTTTGAAAAAAGGGGCAGAAAAGAAAGCGAAAGAGAGCGGCATTGAATTGATTGCTGTTGATGCTCAAAATGATGCAGCAAAGCAAACAAATGATGTTGAAGATTTAATTCAAAAAGGTGTCGATGTAGTTGTTATTAATCCGACCGATTCAGATGCTGTTGCTTCAGCAGTAAGTGCGGCAAATGCAGCGAACGTTCCTGTTATTACAGTAGACCGCGTTGCGAATTCAGGTAAGGTTGTTTCTCACATTGCATCTAATAACATCGAAGGTGGTCAAATGGCTAGTGATTACATTCGTGAATTAGTCGGCGAAGGAGCAAACGTTGCTGAGTTAGAAGGAATCCCTGGATCCTCTGCTGCTCGTGAACGTGGGAAAGGATTCCATAACGTAGCCGATAAGTCTTTAAAAGTAGTTGCTAAACAAGCGGCTGATTTTGATAGAGCGAAAGGATTATCTGTTATGGAAAACATTTTGCAAGCAAATGGTGATATTAAAGCGGTGTTTGCCCATAACGACGAGATGGCATTAGGTGCACTTGAAGCATTGAAGTCTGCTGGAAAAACAGATGTAGTCGTTGTTGGATTTGATGCAACTGAAGATGCTGTGAAAGCGGTTAACGATGGGCGCATGGCTGCAACTGTTGCTCAAAAACCGGAATTAATCGGAGAGAAGGCGATGCAAACAGCAAAAGAGATCACGCAAGGTAAAAAAGTGGACAAATCTATTCCGATTGAATTAGAGCTTATTAAGAAAAATAAATAA
- the inhA2 gene encoding M6 family metalloprotease immune inhibitor InhA2, with product MRRKAPFKVLSSLAIAAIIGCTSVMSTPLAYAETPAKEKDNVSTTPIDYNLIQEDRLAEALKERGTINPASSKEETKKAVEKYIEKKQGDQANKEILPADTAKEASDFVKKVKEKKMEEKEKVKKPEKNVSPEQKPEPNKKQLNGQVPTSKAKQAPYKGSVRTDKVLVLLVEFSDYKHNNIDQTPGYMYSNDFSREHYQKMLFGNEPYTLFDGSKVKTFKQYYEEQSGGSYTTDGYVTEWLTVPGKASDYGADGSSGHDNKGPKGARDLVKEALHAAAEKGLDLSQFDQFDRYDTNGDGNQNEPDGVIDHLMVIHAGVGQEAGGGKLGDDAIWSHRSKLAIDPVAVEGTESKVDYFGGKVAAHDYTIEPEDGAVGVFAHEFGHDLGLPDEYDTKYTGTGSPVEAWSLMSGGSWTGKIAGTEPTSFSPQNKDFLQKNMGGNWAKILEVDYDKIKRGVGVPTYIDQSVTKSNRPGVVRVNLPGKSVETIKPEFGKHVYYSTRGDDMHTTLETPFFDLTKGTNAKFDYKANYELEAECDFVEVHAVTEDGTKTLIDRLGEKVVQGDKDTTDGKWIDKSYDLSQFKGKKVKLQFDYITDPAVTYKGFAMDNVNVTVDGQVVFSDDAEGQSKMNVNGFVVSDGTEKKAHYYYLEWRNYAGSDNGLKAGKGPVYNTGLVVWYADDSFKDNWVGVHPGEGFLGVVDSHPEALVGNLNGKPAYGNTGMQIADAAFSFDQTTAWSVNSLTRGQFNYSGLQGVTTFDDSKVYSNKQIADAGRKVPNLGLKFQVVGQADDKSAGAVWIKR from the coding sequence ATGAGAAGAAAAGCGCCATTTAAAGTGTTATCATCTTTAGCAATTGCGGCAATTATCGGATGCACATCTGTAATGAGTACTCCGCTAGCGTACGCAGAAACGCCAGCAAAAGAGAAAGACAATGTATCTACAACACCAATTGATTACAATTTAATTCAAGAAGATCGTTTAGCGGAAGCGTTGAAAGAAAGAGGAACAATTAATCCAGCATCTTCTAAAGAAGAGACGAAAAAAGCTGTAGAAAAGTATATTGAAAAGAAACAAGGTGATCAGGCAAATAAAGAAATCCTACCAGCGGATACTGCTAAAGAGGCATCTGATTTCGTGAAAAAAGTAAAAGAGAAAAAAATGGAAGAAAAGGAGAAAGTAAAAAAACCTGAAAAAAACGTTAGTCCTGAGCAAAAACCAGAACCAAATAAAAAACAATTGAATGGACAAGTCCCAACTTCTAAAGCAAAGCAAGCGCCATATAAAGGGTCTGTTCGAACTGATAAAGTATTAGTATTACTCGTTGAATTTAGTGATTATAAACATAATAATATTGATCAAACACCAGGGTATATGTATTCGAATGACTTTAGTAGAGAGCATTATCAAAAAATGTTATTTGGTAATGAACCGTACACGTTATTTGATGGTTCAAAAGTAAAAACGTTTAAACAATATTATGAAGAGCAATCTGGCGGTAGTTATACGACAGATGGATATGTAACGGAATGGCTAACTGTTCCAGGAAAAGCGTCTGACTACGGTGCTGATGGTAGTAGTGGTCACGATAATAAAGGACCAAAAGGCGCACGCGATTTAGTGAAAGAAGCTTTACATGCAGCCGCTGAGAAAGGGTTAGATTTATCTCAATTTGATCAATTTGATAGATATGATACAAATGGTGATGGAAATCAAAATGAACCTGATGGTGTAATTGATCATTTAATGGTAATCCATGCTGGCGTCGGTCAAGAAGCTGGTGGCGGTAAATTAGGCGATGATGCAATTTGGTCACATCGTTCAAAATTAGCAATAGATCCAGTAGCGGTTGAAGGTACAGAATCAAAGGTAGATTACTTTGGTGGAAAAGTAGCGGCGCATGATTATACAATTGAACCAGAAGATGGAGCAGTAGGTGTATTTGCGCATGAATTTGGACATGATCTTGGCTTACCAGATGAATATGACACGAAATATACTGGAACTGGTTCACCTGTCGAAGCGTGGTCATTAATGAGTGGAGGTAGTTGGACAGGGAAAATTGCAGGAACAGAACCAACTAGTTTCTCACCACAAAATAAAGACTTCTTACAAAAGAATATGGGTGGCAACTGGGCAAAAATTTTAGAAGTAGATTACGATAAAATTAAGCGTGGTGTAGGAGTTCCTACATATATCGATCAAAGTGTTACGAAATCAAATCGTCCAGGCGTTGTACGTGTTAACTTACCAGGTAAGAGTGTTGAAACGATTAAACCTGAGTTTGGAAAACATGTATATTATAGTACAAGAGGCGATGATATGCATACAACATTAGAAACACCATTCTTTGATTTAACAAAAGGAACAAATGCAAAATTCGATTATAAAGCAAATTATGAGTTAGAAGCAGAGTGCGATTTTGTCGAAGTACATGCAGTAACAGAAGATGGAACGAAAACATTAATTGATAGACTTGGAGAAAAAGTAGTCCAAGGAGATAAAGATACAACAGATGGGAAATGGATTGATAAATCATATGATTTAAGTCAATTTAAAGGAAAAAAGGTGAAACTACAATTCGATTATATTACAGATCCGGCTGTAACATATAAAGGTTTCGCGATGGATAATGTAAATGTAACTGTTGATGGACAAGTTGTATTTTCTGATGATGCAGAAGGACAGTCTAAAATGAATGTAAATGGTTTTGTTGTTTCTGATGGGACGGAGAAAAAAGCTCATTATTATTACTTAGAGTGGAGAAACTATGCGGGATCAGATAATGGATTAAAAGCAGGAAAAGGTCCAGTGTATAATACAGGTCTTGTCGTTTGGTATGCAGATGATAGCTTTAAAGATAACTGGGTTGGGGTGCATCCAGGTGAAGGATTCCTTGGTGTTGTAGATTCTCATCCAGAAGCCCTTGTTGGTAATTTAAACGGGAAACCAGCATACGGTAATACAGGTATGCAAATTGCTGACGCTGCATTTTCATTTGATCAAACAACAGCATGGAGTGTAAATTCATTAACACGTGGACAGTTTAACTATTCTGGATTACAAGGTGTTACAACTTTTGACGATTCAAAAGTCTATAGTAACAAACAAATTGCAGACGCAGGAAGAAAAGTTCCAAACCTTGGACTTAAATTCCAAGTTGTTGGACAAGCAGATGATAAATCGGCAGGCGCTGTTTGGATTAAACGTTAA